A genomic region of Plasmodium malariae genome assembly, chromosome: 14 contains the following coding sequences:
- the PmUG01_14016400 gene encoding Plasmodium exported protein, unknown function — MTRENNSILNNTKLSYYNEYVTKRLIARNYVISNKSYKRKKIDKTKFFIKYFLFTHYLWILLYSNSNRSHYGVYDEAKGINATLILRPYRLLVTVDYVEIQEPEETNSEPNEKKKHEFKSENEIKEFRSNGEVSKDHMDNVEKSSNYNDKNDDTDLYRRNLDSLTGKTINVEINDDILKNKCSLLKFYMGDEANYTTDKDPFSKENIEKRKKRKIITIIEYFYRGIAFIAMIAFFACICFKAENYIIPLFFVAFVLSLLIFCKPNRRRFI; from the exons ATGACAAGAGAAAACAAtagtatattaaataatactaaaCTTAGTTATTATAACGAGTATGTGACTAAACGTTTAATTGCTAGAAATTATGTGATTTCAAACAAAAGCTataagaggaaaaaaatagataaaacaaaattttttattaaatattttttatttacacatTACCTTTGGATATTACTTTATTCTAACAGTAAT CGTTCACATTATGGCGTATATGATGAAGCAAAAGGAATAAATGCCACATTAATTTTAAGACCTTACAGATTACTAGTTACAGTTGATTATGTTGAGATTCAAGAACCAGAAGAAACAAATTCAGAaccaaatgaaaaaaaaaaacatgaatTTAAATCAGAAAACGAAATTAAGGAATTCAGGTCAAATGGTGAAGTATCTAAAGACCATATGGACAATGTAGAAAAGAGTTCtaattataatgataaaaatgatgataCAGATTTATATAGACGAAATTTAGATTCATTAACAGGAAAAACTATTAATGTAGAAATTAAtgatgatatattaaaaaataaatgtagtttattaaaattttacatgGGCGATGAAGCAAATTACACAACAGATAAAGACCCTTTTTctaaagaaaatatagaaaaaaggaaaaagagaaagattataacaataatagaatatttttatcgaGGAATTGCTTTTATAGCTATGATCGCTTTCTttgcatgtatatgttttaaagcagagaattatattataccTCTATTTTTTGTTGCATTTGTACTAtctttgttaatattttgtaaaccAAATAGAAGACgctttatataa
- the PmUG01_14016300 gene encoding Plasmodium exported protein, unknown function, translating to MFKQNKNTSNSATAYECINYVARSPNKMADMKTLRNNQTKREKMNLFLIFTQIFLFTFFVWTLQCAYNDHSNGSAVSFVTNRSLAENNEREKSERKREAKRTQDENEEGSQSSRSSQNFDLNIKDIERKFNDFKNAVKEKVENAVNWDGISENVKQYLVKLDSSMESRIKEEAERANTETNLTQNADVRTQLINSYVQNYSIITPPILLMIFTILTSENFKKHVSNILLTALFVVVTYIFFKLKKIEENKNEKNDTDNTPKFQQ from the exons ATGTTTAAGCAAAATAAGAATACCTCAAATAGTGCAACGGCTTATGAATGCATCAACTATGTAGCTAGAAGTCCTAATAAGATGGCAGATATGAAAACTTTAAGAAATAATCAaacaaaaagagaaaaaatgaatttatttctcatttttacccaaattttcttatttaccttttttgTTTGGACACTACAATGTGCTTACAATGAT CATAGTAATGGAAGTGCAGTAAGTTTTGTAACCAATAGATCACTGGcagaaaataatgaaaggGAAAAATCTGAACGAAAGAGAGAAGCAAAAAGAACACAagatgaaaatgaagaaggATCCCAAAGTTCACGCAGTTCACAAAATTTTGATCTAAACATTAAGGATATTGAACGAAAATTTAATGATTTTAAGAATGCTGTTAAGGAAAAAGTAGAAAATGCTGTTAACTGGGATGGTATTTcagaaaatgtaaaacaGTATTTAGTAAAATTAGATTCATCTATGGAAAGCAGAATAAAAGAAGAAGCTGAACGAGCAAATACGGAAACCAATTTAACACAAAATGCTGATGTAAGGACTCAGTTAATAAATAGTTATGTACAAAATTACAGTATTATTACACCACCTATTTTGTTAATgatttttaccattttaacTTCagagaattttaaaaaacatgtttcaaatatattgttaACTGCTCTTTTTGTAGTagtaacatatattttcttcaaactaaaaaaaatagaagaaaataaaaatgaaaagaatgaTACTGATAACACACCAAAATTCCAACAATAA